TTCCTCAGCCATGCCAAGCAAGACGGGGTTGAGATTGCCAAGGGCGTTCGTCAGTGGATAGAGGAAGATGAAATGCTGACAACCTTTTTTGATGCAAAGGACATTGGCCCTGGTTATGATTTCCGAGAGGAAATCGAAGCCGGTCTGAAGGAGTCCGCGCTATTAATATGTCAAACAGACGCCTATGCCACCCGTCACGTTTGCCGTTGGGAGGTTTTAACAGCCAAGAAGTATCGAATCCCAGCACTGTTAGTCAGCGCTCTCAAAGTGGGAGAGGAGCGCAGCTTTCCCTATTTGGGCAACGCTCCGACTCTTTGTTGGCAAGGGTCTGAGAGTATTCCCACGATTATTACTAGAATCCTGCTTGAGGTGCTGCGGTATCGCTACTTCCCTGGTTATGTTGAAACCTTAAAGCAGATTGGCAGAATGCCAACCCAAGCAATGGTTATCCCTTGTGCGCCTGAATTGTTAAGTCAAGTACAGGCTTGGCAACCGAGCAAACTACAAGCGGCTCCCCTCCTAATCTATCCAGAGCCGCCTTTAGGAGATGAGGAAATCGAAGTACTCAACGCTCTTGAGCCAGGAACGAAAGCCTGGACTCCCTCACAGCCTATGCCGATGGTTGTAGAAGGCCAAGTGCAGAAGTTACTCTCAGGTAAGGTCATTGGGATTTCAATTTCTAACAGCCCTGATCTAGAACGGCAAGGCTTTGGTGATGCCCACCTCAAAAGGGCTCTCATCGAAATCAGTCGTCATCTTATCGCTCAGGGAGCCAACGTCGCTTATGGCGGCGACCTGCGTCCTGGGGGATTTACCCAAGATTTAGTTGAAATGGTCAAAGCTTACAATATGCAAGCAACGGAGCGATGGGAGAAGATTCAGAACTTTCTAGCCTGGCCCCTGCATTTAGGAGTAACTGTTGCATGGCGAGCTGAGCACGGAGATGCAGTTTCGATTCACGCAGTTCCTCTCCCTGAAGATTTGAAGCAATCTTTTGGTATTGATGAGCAGAGTTTCCTTAAGCCACATAGTACGGTAAATCGATATGTTTGGGTTCGCTGTCTCACAGCGATGCGAGAGCAAATGGCACAGCATATCGATGCTCGAATCATCCTCGGTGGTCAGGTCACGAACTATAAGGGAGCCTTTCCGGGAATTGCTGAAGAGGCAGCATTGGCGATCGCCCACCACAAGCCTTTGTTTGTTCTAGGTGCATTTGGTGGCTGTGCTAGAGCAGTTGGTGAAGCCATGCTTGGGCACAGCCCAGAGATACTGACGCAGGCGTATCAAACTGCTCAGAGCCAAGATTATGCGGAGATGCTCGAATTCTATAACCAAAGGGCAAACCAAGGGGCTTTTCACGATGCGATTGATTACACTGTCTTGGTTGAAACGTTTCAAAATACTGGTTTTCGAGGCATGAATAATGGGCTAACGGAGTCGGAAAATCAAAATTTA
This window of the Gloeocapsa sp. PCC 73106 genome carries:
- a CDS encoding TIR domain-containing protein, with the protein product MTTHSCPYFRVYLAWHPKSHNGQQLAEYLFRHICGDPDHPLLRGLGIPVHFRSAPFKPGTDTPKPINLEDSLNSATFVLVDDHMVISESWQEYIEQLWAEASKFTPRHRVYPVALTPASYNLSSVIARANFIRIYQETETEAQRDKLLRRVLHECCRQLKQVESGEQMSSGKAPPPVQLFLSHAKQDGVEIAKGVRQWIEEDEMLTTFFDAKDIGPGYDFREEIEAGLKESALLICQTDAYATRHVCRWEVLTAKKYRIPALLVSALKVGEERSFPYLGNAPTLCWQGSESIPTIITRILLEVLRYRYFPGYVETLKQIGRMPTQAMVIPCAPELLSQVQAWQPSKLQAAPLLIYPEPPLGDEEIEVLNALEPGTKAWTPSQPMPMVVEGQVQKLLSGKVIGISISNSPDLERQGFGDAHLKRALIEISRHLIAQGANVAYGGDLRPGGFTQDLVEMVKAYNMQATERWEKIQNFLAWPLHLGVTVAWRAEHGDAVSIHAVPLPEDLKQSFGIDEQSFLKPHSTVNRYVWVRCLTAMREQMAQHIDARIILGGQVTNYKGAFPGIAEEAALAIAHHKPLFVLGAFGGCARAVGEAMLGHSPEILTQAYQTAQSQDYAEMLEFYNQRANQGAFHDAIDYTVLVETFQNTGFRGMNNGLTESENQNLFDIEDLNEMVYLVLKGLQS